In one Apium graveolens cultivar Ventura unplaced genomic scaffold, ASM990537v1 ctg1631, whole genome shotgun sequence genomic region, the following are encoded:
- the LOC141700017 gene encoding axial regulator YABBY 5 isoform X2, producing MSSCINVSATTEQLCYIPCNFCNIVLAVSVPCSSLYDIVTVRCGHCSNLWSVNMAAAAFQALSTWQPHQLQAPNNGYSPEYRIDLSSSSSGRSSNKPATRQQPINPPEQRVVNRPPEKRQRIPSAYNQFIKEEIQRIKANNPDISHREAFSTAAKNWAHFPHIHFGLMLESNNNQSKLDENAAAKFCMPRSALLNK from the exons ATGTCAAGCTGCATCAATGTTTCTGCAACTACTGAACAACTTTGTTACATTCCTTGCAACTTTTGCAATATAGTTCTCGCG GTAAGTGTTCCATGCAGCAGCTTGTACGACATAGTGACCGTCCGATGCGGGCACTGTTCAAATTTGTGGTCCGTCAACATGGCTGCTGCTGCATTTCAGGCACTGTCCACCTGGCAACCACACCAGCTTCAG GCGCCAAACAATGGGTATTCTCCAGAATACAGGATTGATTTAAGCTCCTCTTCCTCAGGCAGAAGCAGTAACAAGCCTGCAACTCGACAACAGCCAATAAACCCCCCTGAACAACGGGTTGTCAATCGAC CTCCGGAGAAGAGGCAACGAATTCCCTCTGCGTATAACCAGTTCATTAA AGAGGAGATTCAGAGGATCAAGGCCAACAATCCAGATATCAGTCACAGGGAAGCATTCAGTACTGCTGCAAAGAAC TGGGCACATTTCCCTCATATTCATTTTGGACTAATGCTGGAGAGCAATAACAACCAATCTAAACTTGATGAG AATGCTGCAGCAAAGTTTTGCATGCCGAGGTCTGCACTTCTGAACAAGTGA
- the LOC141700017 gene encoding axial regulator YABBY 5 isoform X1: MSSCINVSATTEQLCYIPCNFCNIVLAVSVPCSSLYDIVTVRCGHCSNLWSVNMAAAAFQALSTWQPHQLQQAPNNGYSPEYRIDLSSSSSGRSSNKPATRQQPINPPEQRVVNRPPEKRQRIPSAYNQFIKEEIQRIKANNPDISHREAFSTAAKNWAHFPHIHFGLMLESNNNQSKLDENAAAKFCMPRSALLNK; this comes from the exons ATGTCAAGCTGCATCAATGTTTCTGCAACTACTGAACAACTTTGTTACATTCCTTGCAACTTTTGCAATATAGTTCTCGCG GTAAGTGTTCCATGCAGCAGCTTGTACGACATAGTGACCGTCCGATGCGGGCACTGTTCAAATTTGTGGTCCGTCAACATGGCTGCTGCTGCATTTCAGGCACTGTCCACCTGGCAACCACACCAGCTTCAG CAGGCGCCAAACAATGGGTATTCTCCAGAATACAGGATTGATTTAAGCTCCTCTTCCTCAGGCAGAAGCAGTAACAAGCCTGCAACTCGACAACAGCCAATAAACCCCCCTGAACAACGGGTTGTCAATCGAC CTCCGGAGAAGAGGCAACGAATTCCCTCTGCGTATAACCAGTTCATTAA AGAGGAGATTCAGAGGATCAAGGCCAACAATCCAGATATCAGTCACAGGGAAGCATTCAGTACTGCTGCAAAGAAC TGGGCACATTTCCCTCATATTCATTTTGGACTAATGCTGGAGAGCAATAACAACCAATCTAAACTTGATGAG AATGCTGCAGCAAAGTTTTGCATGCCGAGGTCTGCACTTCTGAACAAGTGA
- the LOC141700006 gene encoding uncharacterized protein LOC141700006: MRMLSYGVSVDAVDDYVRIGESTAIECLKKFVSNVITIFEGEYLRKPNSSDVQRLLQMGEARGFPGMMGSIDCMHKQWKNCPKAWKRMFMSGHKGVATIILEAVASSDLWI; this comes from the coding sequence ATGCGTATGTTGTCATACGGTGTATCTGTTGATGCTGTTGATGACTACGTTCGTATTGGAGAGAGTACCGCGATTGAATGTTTGAAAAAATTTGTCTCCAATGTAATTACGATATTCGAGGGTGAATATTTACGAAAGCCGAACTCAAGTGACGTGCAACGCCTATTACAGATGGGTGAGGCTCGTGGTTTTCCTGGTATGATGGGAAGTATTGATTGCATGCACAAGCAATGGAAAAATTGTCCAAAAGCATGGAAGAGAATGTTCATGAGTGGTCACAAAGGAGTTGCAACAATTATATTGGAAGCGGTTGCTTCATCTGATCTATGGATATGA